The following is a genomic window from Caldicellulosiruptor danielii.
ATAGCAAAAATTCCGCTATCCTTTCCAGTTCCTCTCCTTCTGTGTCACCAAACACCGTCGTTCTGACCTCAAGCGGTATGTCATACCACGAAATCAGTTGTATGCTTTGCAATGTGTTCTCAAGATATTTCTCACTTTTCCTGCCAGTCCCGGTCAATATCCTGAACCTCTCCGGTTTTATGCTCTTCAAATCTACTGCCCAGAAGTCTGTATATTCGATTAGCTTTTCCACAAATTCAGGACTTGAACCGTTGTGGGCTATTGATACCATCCCGCCTGCCTTCTTTATCGCTTTTGCAAGAGTTTTAGTGATGTTTGGAAAGCAACATGGGTCGCCACCCGAAAAGCGTATTGCATATCCCCTATCCATGTGCTGCCTTGCCTTTTTTGCTATGTCCCTTAATTCCATCCACACACTTCCCTCTATTACCCCCTTTGTCTTCCTGTACCCGTTGCGTTTGCACCATGGACATGAGTAGTTGCAAGCGCCAAAGGATAAAATCTTCATTGGTATGGGGTTGTCCTTTCCTATCGCCTGCATAAAATGTGCGTACCGCACTTCCTCAAATACCCCGTCCCTGTGTGGTATCACAGGTATTTGCACTTCTATCCCCCTGAAAAATAAAAAAGCCCTGGCGTAAAACCAGGGCTTTATTTTTTATATTCCTGTAGGACACATTTTTTGTCCTTTTTCCCCCTTATGGCTATATTATACTACTCCTGCTTTGCTTTTGCAAGTTGCTATCTCAAAATCCTTAAAATTGTCCCAAATATCCTTCTGTTTTCTACGTCCACTGTCTTTATCAGCACTGCCACTTTTGTGCCTATTATCGGATTCTCTCTTGCGTTTGTGTATGGTGGGCACAGGCATTGCTTGCCATCAGGCAGTCTCACAAGTATCCCAAACGGTGCTATCGCATCTACTGGTGCTGCTATCGTCTGCTCAGGCTGTACTTCGGGTGGTGTCGACCATGGGTCAGGCATTGCCTCTTTCACGCTCACTCTTGGCGGATTTGTCGCTAATATCTTAACTTTCACCCTCTGCCCAAGCTTGAAATGTCTCCTCAAGTCGTTTGTATAGTTCCATAACATCTCCTCTACTGGCAGTGGAAATTCATAACCGTATACCTCTACAAACGCATTCCTGGGTGTGATTCCTGTTATCCTGCCATTGACTATATCACCTATCTTTAAGTTCGCCCACTGCTTCCTTCTCTGTTCCATTGCTTTCCTGCGTGATACCAGAAATTGCCCATTGCTCTCTGCAATAACTACAAACTCTACTGGCACTCCCAGTAGTGCATTTACCTTGTCCTTTACGTCGTCTTTTACTCCAAGCTCGCTCTCTGGACAAAATACCTTGAGCCCCTTGAAGTTTATCACTGCTGCAGGCTGGTTGTCTACCTGCCCCTTCGTTATAATTTCTCCAAGCAAAATCTTCCCGGTTCTCTGTGAATCCATCAGTTCTTTGATTCTCCTGTCTTCCATCTTCTCATACCTCCCTGCAAACTTATTTTTTGTTGCAAACAATAAAAAAAGCCTCTGGTACAAAATCCAGAGGCTTTTTCACAGCAATTCGTCTTCTTCACCTGTAGTTTGCTGGTTTTGCAGTTGTGGTTCCTGCTGGGCTGTCAACTGTGGGGATTGTTGTACAGTCAGTTGCCCGGACTGTTGCTGGGTTTGAGTCTGCCACGACTGCCCTGTCTGCACCTGATACTGGGCTGTTAACCTCGCCTGTTCTTTTATCGCCTCTATCGCCCAGTCCCTTT
Proteins encoded in this region:
- a CDS encoding S1 RNA-binding domain-containing protein; translated protein: MEDRRIKELMDSQRTGKILLGEIITKGQVDNQPAAVINFKGLKVFCPESELGVKDDVKDKVNALLGVPVEFVVIAESNGQFLVSRRKAMEQRRKQWANLKIGDIVNGRITGITPRNAFVEVYGYEFPLPVEEMLWNYTNDLRRHFKLGQRVKVKILATNPPRVSVKEAMPDPWSTPPEVQPEQTIAAPVDAIAPFGILVRLPDGKQCLCPPYTNARENPIIGTKVAVLIKTVDVENRRIFGTILRILR
- a CDS encoding radical SAM protein; this encodes MQIPVIPHRDGVFEEVRYAHFMQAIGKDNPIPMKILSFGACNYSCPWCKRNGYRKTKGVIEGSVWMELRDIAKKARQHMDRGYAIRFSGGDPCCFPNITKTLAKAIKKAGGMVSIAHNGSSPEFVEKLIEYTDFWAVDLKSIKPERFRILTGTGRKSEKYLENTLQSIQLISWYDIPLEVRTTVFGDTEGEELERIAEFLLSCENENLFWTLRLYVGKAMEKFKPPVPEDIMVKAKRLKMKYPQLKIGIRSKWDTNKGLIFV